In Euphorbia lathyris chromosome 10, ddEupLath1.1, whole genome shotgun sequence, a single genomic region encodes these proteins:
- the LOC136209573 gene encoding lipid phosphate phosphatase gamma — protein MGHPPLRAVTLTHVRYQKGDQLGHFLAWISLIPVFISLGGFVCHFIFRRELQGMFFAIGLIIAQFISETIKKSVQQARPETCILLEMCDSHGWPSSHSQYMFFFATYFTLLTFKGIALTEVKNKWAASFLPWVLAVLTMYSRVYLGYHTVGQVYAGAIMGTLLGSLWFWFVNYRLFYIFPMIEESAFGRMFYVKDTSHIKNVLEFEYENARKARREMAAKSN, from the coding sequence ATGGGCCATCCGCCACTCAGAGCCGTCACTCTCACCCACGTACGGTACCAAAAAGGAGACCAATTAGGCCATTTCCTAGCTTGGATTTCGCTAATTCCAGTCTTCATAAGCCTCGGTGGATTCGTCTGCCATTTCATTTTCCGACGCGAGCTTCAGGGCATGTTCTTCGCTATCGGCCTAATTATTGCTCAATTCATCAGCGAAACGATAAAGAAATCCGTCCAGCAAGCCCGTCCTGAGACATGTATCCTCCTCGAGATGTGCGATTCTCACGGTTGGCCGTCGAGCCATTCTCAGTATATGTTCTTCTTCGCTACTTACTTCACTCTCTTGACCTTTAAAGGAATTGCGTTAACAGAGGTTAAAAACAAGTGGGCGGCGAGTTTTTTGCCTTGGGTATTGGCGGTTTTGACGATGTATTCGAGGGTCTATTTGGGTTATCATACGGTGGGGCAAGTGTATGCCGGTGCTATTATGGGGACTTTGCTTGGATCGTTGTGGTTTTGGTTTGTGAATTATcggttgttttatatttttccgATGATCGAAGAGAGCGCGTTTGGGAGGATGTTTTATGTGAAGGATACTTCGCATATAAAGAATGTATTGGAATTTGAGTACGAGAATGCGAGAAAAGCTAGGAGGGAAATGGCTGCCAAATCCAATTGA